The sequence below is a genomic window from Silene latifolia isolate original U9 population chromosome 7, ASM4854445v1, whole genome shotgun sequence.
TCATCCTCATCTCCCCTTATTGTGTGTTCATCTTTGTTTTACAgattgaggacaatgtgttgttcAAACTTGGGAGAGGGATTTAGTGAGTCTAGTTGTTTTTGCTTTCATATATATGAAAAACccttaaaaattgaaaaacttgAAAAATTTTCATTAAAAAAGTTGTTTGTTGGGTCCGCCCTTATGTCTTTTGCATAATGTCATTCCTCCTTGCAATTCCCATATTGTAGCTTTTTAAGCTGATGAATCATACTTTATTAATGGGTTTTGTATTTATGGAGATGTCTTGACATAATGGGTGAGGGATGGACTATAGACAAAGTAAACTTGATCTTGACATTGGCAAGCTACATAGTTGGTAAGATAGAGCCTCCAATGACCTGTGCATCTTTACCCGGTCTCATCTAGGTGTGCGTAGTTTCTCCTCTTTATGTGCGTTACATCtatacgcacaagtatggtttttgtTCCATTTTATATGAGCTTTGCTATCATGATTGCAGTTGAAGCCATTCACCTTGTTTTGCTTACATTATTTTGCCCAAATCTTACCCCTTTCCTAGCTACATATAATATTGCCTACCTTTGTTGAGCTAGTGACTTGCTACTTGTGTTGAGGTGCTCTCTATTTGGGATATTGTTATTTGTCACTATCATAAGCATTGTTGTTACGGGATTGTAGATTCCAATATTCTTGGTGGATATGGAGTTGaaagaaagtgaaaaaaaaagatttgaaaaaagaaaaaaaaagatgtaaaATGAGAAAGAAAGAAGCTTGAAGATGAtgagaaaaaaaatgatgaaagccAGACTTGAGGAGTCGCCACTAATTTttgtggaaaattgaaaaccgttcgaatatttcatgccatgtcaagacataaagtattgacatgaacactaagaaattcgttacccttagcattctatgtttagaataactctcgcgatgccaatgaacacaggtgCTCATAGATATCTgggtaagaggtgagggtacgtactaGGGAATTCTTTAATCAAACAATCGAACACCTAATTCTGCCTGCcacgatagcggcctctactaatgattgggGAAATCGTCTATGCTCAATAttgttgattatatgcatgcaataatGCAACATACATTagattaaacctagcatgtgagcaTTAGACTAAGTCGATTGAACAAACAATTTATAATTAGGAGTCAAATTGGGAATTAGATTCATTACacgtaaaaaaaaaaagctaaacAAATAAAGCATATAAGGGACAAAATTTAAATTACAAAGCAGATATGGTATTTACGTCATATAGATGCCTAAAAAGAAGCTttgaaagaataaatgaaatgaatacAAGAATAAGAAGGAATGAAAGTCGTAGAATATTAGAACTAGGCGATAAATATGCATATTAGTCGATTTATACATGAACTATGTCGAGACGAGCTGAGTTCAGGGGCAGAAACCAACTTGGAATAGGCGCGGCAGATGATGCGTCCTCTGGAAGGGGCGCGACAACCTCCGCGTCTGTTCTGGAGGTGGGTTCTGACTGTTAAAGTCAGACCCATAACCGTTAAGGTTAGTTAGTAATTTAAACGGTTGTTTTGCTTATTtatgactcaaaagaagtaactTAGGAATGTTTTATACACTGGAATTGTGATGAATTAGTCAAAATTGAAATTATACACGATTTATACAACGATTCACAAAGAAAAGACAGAGCCGGAATCGATTGCAAATCACAAGGATTGTGAATCccccttactactaagagaataaaattctagTAGTTTTTCCCGCCTAAGTTGCATAATCCCTATATGGACCTACTTATTTGGATATTAAATCAATGGAAATGGGAATGAGAATGGATAATAACCCACTAAATTGTAGTTCAACGTACATCCCACTATATTAGGATAATCTAAGGTATTATTATATAATCTCTATAATTATGCACTAAAATTATTATGCAATCATCTCCTTAATCTATCGATTACGCTTGACATAAAACTTGCCTAATTTATTATGCAACCGTCTCCATAATTATCATCGTTCATCTAtgtaataaattaaaatatgaatAACAAAGTTTATTACAAATACATATTTGATCTAATGATATAAATCTCACGAGATTTATACCTTTAgtgaatataataatataataacatTTATTTTCTGAATAAAGTTGACAAAGTAATTCAAGTAAAATTCATTAATTTATTCGTATTAAAAGTATTGACcttcctattttatttattttaatatgaaatATTATCAGTATGAtccccaaaaaattgaaaatgagttgaaactaATACTCTAAATGCAAACATCTTCAACAATTACATCTAAAAATTACCGTACTGTAGCACGGGGTCTATACTAGTTACGAATTAAAGTGGACAAAGCCGACTAGAAAGGTCGAAGTAAAGAACTTAGGTCAGAAAACGAATTGAAACAATGtacaaaaaaaaagaatttaagGAACTCGATACCGGGAAATTGAAGTTCTCAAACCCGGATTTGAGACGTTGACGAAAACCGACTAATATTGATTATTGTGATCTAAGTCAAAAAGATTTGATAAATATAGTTAATAATTAAAAATTTGAAAGAATAAAGCGATTTAAAGAAGAAAGGacgaaagaagaaaaggaagggtGAAAGAGCAAatacccgaggaagaagaagaagaataagagcACCGACTGATGACAACCTCTGAAAGAGACGCAACAGATGTTGCGACTGTTCCAGGAGGCGGATCAGTCAGTGCAATTCTTCTCCACGTCAGATCTCTGTTGTTTTCATCAAAAGGGTTTTAAAAGTTGGTTTTAATGAAATATTACGACTTATTAGGCATCCCTATGATGTAAATTCATACAATAtgttacaaaaaaataaaataagattaaataTACTATTtaaaccctcagacttacatgttagcgaaGCGGGATTTAACTAAAAACGTCTTTTAACGCTAACTCGACTCGATGACGATTGAAAGTGACCTTAGTTAATAAGGATTTAGTGAAAATTGATTGATTTATTacgtgtagtggtcaaattggtcggtcatgcaaacgagacaGATACCACGAAAGGATTCGGGTTTACATGGTCGAATTGGTCAAGCACGTAGTTGTCAATAACAATAGCGCAGACTTCGAATACAAAGAGAGaggagaagggcggacactcgctcGAAAAATTTGTAGGACGAAGGCTTCTATTTATAAAAATCACGAAGAGTAGGCTTAGGAAAATAGATCCGGAAAATATGTGAAACTACTAGAAAACAAGCCAAGAAGAAGGCGCGACAAGGGCTGcaacctttccaagaggcgcaacatCCATTGCGTCCTCTCCCGAGGCCTTTTCcgctcagcaagaaagatttctgcTGTTTTAAAATAGGAAAGAGGAATATATAAGACTTCTTTATTCCAAAAGGCAAGATATTTCTTTGAAATTAGTAAATAAAATACTATTAGCGCAACGAATTTCCAGAATATTCCTACTCGGACTAAGAcgattttagaaaatgaagacgtttTTTTTTACCCGGacaccaaatgaactctaattactgtcaaatgaccgtatcggtacgtagataACGACCAAGGGGTTGTCACGATTGTTTGAGCTACCACTTGTCGACGGATTTACAAAATGTCATAAAATTGCAAcgtatgctaaacatgcggcccagtcATCATTGAGTGGTTAgggggaggtgtagaaatgaggtatctacagtaagGAATATGCAGATGACTATGAGAATGTTCGAGCTCAATTGGTTGATTTAAAGGGTTTTGGAAGGGACAGAAAATGTTTCATAGGAGACCGGGATGCTCAATTGTTTATCAATCATTTTCAAAATATATCTAAAACCAATAAAGGTTTCTACTTTTCTTATGAAGTGGATGCTTCCTAATGTTTGTGTCGTGTATTTTTTTCGGATGCACATTCTCGTATAAACTACTCTTCATTTGGTGATTTGGTCAGTTTTTGATCCAGCTTACGGTACGAATAAGTACTGTATGGTTTTTACTCCATCCTTTTACAGGGGTAGACCACCATAAAAGATCAGTTATTTTTACTGTTACATTGTTGTTTCATGAGGATGAAGATTCGTTCAAGTGGGTGTTTGAAAGGTCCATATACTCTATGGGTGAACGAAAGCCACAATGTATAATTACTGACTAATGTCCAGAAATAAAGAAGGAAATGCACGTTGTTTTCAAGAACGTTAAGTACGGATATTGCATGTGCCATATTATGCAAAAGGTAACTAATAATATTAGGACTGCAATATCTAAAGAGACTGATTTTGTGAGTTAATTGAATGTTGTAGTTTGGGACTCTAACTTATAACCTGTGGAATTTTGAAGAAAAGTGGTTTCAATTAGTTATTGAACATATGGGATCTAGTCAATTTATGGTTGTCATACATGCATTAAAAAGAAGAAGATCCCAAATTATTATCGTGATATTCCTATGGGGTGTCTTTTACGAACAACTCAATGATCTGAGAGTTAGAATAACTTTTTCAAGCGTTTTAAAAATATATATGGTACACTTGTTCAATTCTTGATGCAACCGGATACACACCAGATCAGACGACATCCTTCTTTACACACCAACCACTTATCCTTTCGCATCGGTACCAAGTTCGAATTATTGAATTAGTGATTCAAAATTAGGTTTAttgtatttaattaatttattaattactTGTTGCATGTTAGTTGGAGTACCCACTATTCACGTTCATTAGGAGATAGTGATGGTTTAGTTGCTAGTTGCTAGTTTAGTGGATTAGTAGATGTTAATAAGTGGCTTAAGGGTAGGGTTAGTTTATTTTATCATGCCTATATAATATGCATAAGTTGTATGAAGTTTATGCAATTGCACATCAGTAGTTTTACGTTCCTAAAatttacattttgctttgccttaTGTATCTCTTTTTCCCAACAAAGTGGTATCTAAGCATCGGGTTTCGATCCTAACGTTTGTTGATAAAAATCAAAATCATTAATGGCTTTCAACCATTTATCCCTTCAATATACTATTTCTAAGAGGGACAATTATCAATATTGGTCTATCAAAATGAAATCTCatttgatttgaaattgaatttgtGGGAGGTTATAGTGAGTAATTTTTAGCCGACTTCTCTTCCAGAAAATCTAACTCTAATTCAAATAAGAAAAATATGATGAGGATAGAGTAAAGACGCCAAAAGCCCTCTCGTGTACCCATTTCGTGGTCTCCAAAgatatgttttctcttattatgGCATGTGAGTCACCAAAAAAAAGAAGGGAGATGCTAAAGCAATAGTTTGAAGGCAATGAGAAAATACAATTAATGCAAGTATTGAATCTTAAAACGGAATTCGAGATGCAAAGAATGAAGAAATATGAGATTATCAAAGAATGTGGGTAAGATTATGACCATTGTCAATCTAATTAGGTTACTAGGTGAGAATTTTCATGATGAAAGTGTGATTGATAAAATTTTAGTCTTTGTTTCGGAAATTTATGAGAATAAAATTTTAGCACTTCAAGATTCCAAAGACCTTTCCAAAAAATATCTTTAGGAGAGTTAGTTAATGCTCTTAGTGATGTAGATCAATGCAGGTCTATGCGGGGGGAAGATATTGATGAGTCATATTTATATACATGTTTATGCTCCCTTAGTTATGATTGAAACGGCTTTTGTGTTATTATATGTCATTTTGATGTCGTTTATGTTAGAATGTCTATACTTCCGTCATTTTGTGTTTTAAGGTAGATTTGATGCATTCGAGGTAAAATTAGACGATATAGAGCACAGTGGAGTCGGCAAGACGAAGTACTAGAGAATGGACACGAGAACCGAGGAAAGAATGAAgagaaataaataataaaacacaaaCATATGGCTGTTTTTTGGAGGATCCTTGATCGATTAACTACTCTACTCGATCGATTCTAGTGACGTCAGCCTAGATCGAGTAGGTTTACCCCTAATACATCAAGGAACCTACTATCTGATGACTTGcgactttccttaagtcggtttatGCTATTATTATATTTTATCATAACTCATACACTAATTAGGTTACACTTTATATTATTCAAAATTCTTAGAATTAATTTGTTACTCGCATTATTCCAGATCCAAAAACTTCATTGCTTTAGTTCATTCAATCTTGTAATCGGTATTTTCTCAATCTTtcgttattatttaattaattgctCGTTTATACTTTAATCATTCTCTATTTATCTTTCATATTGTGAGATCTTGTAAAAACTCTCAATTTTTAAATGATATAATAATAGGAGTcgcagtaggttttataaaaaacatacaaaacaatTTAAACGGAAAAGGCCCTTTTGATTCCCGTATGGGGACTGATCTGTCACTCCAGTTTGAACCAAAGATTACGGATTCAGGGGTAAAAGTACGGTCAGGGAAGATGTTAGACACCcagaccgcccatcaaactgacgaccTCTACTATTTACTTATAATATTGtatatttgacgaaattaataataaaaaatattttaaaatgATTTTATACAAGACTATACAAATTATTTACGTGTGTGGATTAACTAAGTTAAGCTATTTACAAATTATACAAACAAATAAATTATATTATGACAATAGAAAAATAAGAAGTAAAATATGACACCCTCAGGCCTACTTGAATTGAATTTAGAGCGTCTTTATGCTCAAAAATAGGATCAATGTATGGAACGGTATTTTGTATGGAAAGTagtattttgtgagaggtcatATGATAGTAATAACTTTTCTGTATATTTTCTGTGTGTTTTCTATGTGTTGAATGAGGATATCAagaggagtatttatactagTTAGGACGAGAGTGTTTGACAAACTCTAAAATTTGTGTCCGATAGAATTTAAGCTCGTCTTTTTTTTATCTTGCTTTGTTGGTTTCCTTGTGATGTTGCGTGCATCAATTTTCCAAATACTATTACAAGTTTACTCCTTTTTTTTGGTACACAAGAGGGCATAGCCCATAACTAAGGAACTAGACGAGGGGTTGTAACACCCATAATATCCTCGCGTATAATAGTACGGAGAGCCGCAGGGGGTTCATCGAGATGAGTCACGGTTGTGGACGACGAAACTCCTTGATTAGCTAACCAGTCACTAGCTTTGTTAGCTTCTCGATACACATGTAAAAGCTTGACCTTCCAACCGGGTTCTTAGATTAGCTCTCTACATCGACTGAGAAGATGGCGAAGGCTATTACTAAGTAGCTGTTCCTCTAACACCAAGTTCACACAAGTGACATTATCCATATGGATTAAAAGCTTGTCTATATGCAGTTCCTTTGCGCGCTGAAGATCAGTAAGTAAGGCGAGCATCTTCGCTCTCATCGAGGTACAAATACCCCCGAGAAAAGATAAGCTGAAATAAAGTTACCTGTATCGTCTCTAAAAATACCTCCACATCCTGCAGGACCTGGGTTCCCCTTAGACGCACCGTCAGTATTCAAAAGGCACCAACCAAGAGGAGGTGGATGCCAACGAATGAAAATCTCGTTACGAATTGAGTCGGGCGTAGGAATAAACAGAGAGAATCTATCGAAAGCCTGCTTGGATGCTTCGAACTGTTGATGAAGGAGAGCACTTGGATTAGTAGGATTTTCGTTAGAACGGCCAAACGCGACATTATTCCTCCACCTTCAAATCCACCAACACGTAATAGCGAACTTCATCGACCAATCTTGTATATCCACAATCACCTTATTAGAAGCATTTAGCGAAATCCAATCCGAAAACGAAGATAAATAAAAAGCGGACGATGAATTAGAAATACCCAGTGAGGACCATATTTCTCGGGAAATGGGGCAATGCCTAAGAACATGGTCCATAGTCTCCTCACTAGCTTTGCACCGTGGACAGCTTGGATCTTCTGAAAGATTACGCCTGACTCGGTTCACATTGCACATAGGTCGACGATGTGCAGCTAGCCATATAAAGAATTTAATTCGTTGTTGGACCGGGAGCTTCCAAATTACGTGCCATTGTACCTGATTAACTTCCGGGAACGGTTCCAATGCTTTGATAATGTTCAAAGCAGATTTTATAGAAAATTTACCATGAGACGTACCGTTCCAATAAAGAGAGTCAACTAAATTAGGATCCGGAGATAGCGAAAAAGAGGCTATTTTCAGAAGGTATTCTTGCGGTAAATAATTGGCGAAAATATCCCATTTTCACCAGTTATTTTCGTCCCACATATCACTCACCGTAGCTCCTAATAAGGAATTAGGAATGGGCATTACAGCAATGTCGGAAAGAGTCCCGGCTTCAACCCATGAAGGATCCCAAAAGAGAGTCCTGTGACCGTTTCCAACTGCCGAGGTTGTTCCTTTTGCTATATTACCTGCGTGAGATAAAATGCCTGCCCACACATTAGACATATTAGCTTTGGATGTAAACATATCAACGTCACACCTCCCATTGCAATACTTCGCTCGAAGAACTCGAGACCAGAGACTTTGAGGTTCTACTAAGACTCTCCAACCCAATTTTGTGAGGAAAGCGGCATTAGCTTGACGGGAAGACGTAATGCCGAGCCCACCAGCAGCTTTCGGTTTTTGTATAGTCTCCTATGAAATAAGATGAACCTTCCTTTTCTCCTCATTCCCTCCCCAGAGAAAGATTCTCATTTTGCGGTCTAGCGAATCACAAGTAGTTTTCGGAATCTTCGCCGTCTGCATACTATAATTAGCCATAGTTGACAAAGTGGATTGGACTAATGTAGCTCTACCCGCAAGGGATAGATGCTTGGTGCTCCAACCTGCTAGTCTTCGATTAAACCGCTCCATGATGTTTGAAAAAGTATGTCTTGTAACCCGTCCATTGATTGTAGGCATACCCAAATATGAGCCTAAATCTGTAGTTATCTCGAAACCCAGCCGGCTCGAGACAGCTTGTTGGACGTCTACACGAGTGTATGAAGAGAAAAAACGCGGGATTTAGCTAGGCTAACCTTTTCGCCAGAAGCTTGACAAAAGATATCCAATACTTTAATTATGACTGCCGCCTGGTCGGTTGTAGCCTCTGCAAATAAGACCATGTCGTCTGCAAAAAAGAGGTTAGAAATGCGAGGTCCATTCAAGCAAACTGAGATTGGCTTCCAATTATTTTCCCGAACTTCCGCATTAATAAGCTGCTGTAATTTCTCTAGACACATAACAAAGAGGTAGGATGAAAGAGGATCCCCTTGTCGAACACCTCTCGATGGCGTAAACATTTCAGTCGGTTCCCCGTTCCATAAGATTTGCATCCTAGAAGTTGTTACACATTCCATAATGACATCGACTAAATAAGCCGGTATGCACATGTCGTTTAGAGTATCTCGAATAAAATCCCAGCACAGACGATCATAGGCTTTTTCAAGATCAATTTTTATCGCCATAAACCCTCTATTACCCTTGTTTTTTCTCATGGTATGAATAACCTCTTGGAATACCACAATATTATCGGATATTTTCCAACCCGGAACAAACCCGCTTTGAGTCTCTGAAATTAAACGAGGTAGCACCCGTTTTATTCTATTGGCCAAAATTTTACTAACAATTTTATAAGAAACATTACAAAGACTTATCGGACGAAATTGCGTGATATATTCGGGACCAGTTACCTTGGGGATTAGAATTATGTGAGTATCGTTAAAATCAGCCGGGAATCCCTTCCCTTGGAGAGCTTTGATGACCGTCGCACAGACCGACTTTCGCACTAACTCCCAATTCTTTTGATAAAATAGAGCTTGAAAACCATCGGGACCCGGAGCTTTTAAAGCCCCCATATTATGAACCACACTCGATCTCAGTCTCGGTATACGGGCGTGTGAGCCAACCAAAGTCGTCAGGACTTAATTCGGGAAAAAGATCGTATGGGACATCAGCATTCGCATCATAATCACCTTCCTGTGTATAGagatttttataaaaatcaacTACCAGATCAATAAGGGCATTTCGATCCTCCACCCAAGTGCCTTCGCTGTTTTTGAGGGAATTAATTCGGTTACGCCAACGACGAACGAGGGTACTAACATGAAAAAAGAAGATGTTTCTATCTCCATCCCTAATAAAATCAACTCGCGATTTCTTGTACTAAAGGATTTCTTCGCGTTCGAGTGTTTCGTCTAATTCTCTACGAAGTTTAGCCTCCAACACAATAGTTCCTTTATCTCGTACAAAGGGCAACTTTTTTTGACATCCATTAATTCTAGCAAAGAGTTCTCTCTTCTTCCTAAAAATATTACCGAACACTTCTTCATTCCAAGTCTGTAATTTTGTAGAAAGAGTGATAATTTAGGTGGATAACTCTCCTTCGGGTTGCCAATTACTGGTAATAAGTTCAGAAAATTTATCGTGAGTTAGCCACGCGGCTTGAAAACGAAACGGTCTATGAATGGCATTGAGAGGGGCGAAACCATTAGGGGATATCAAAAGGGGGCAGTGGTCGGATTGTATAGCCGGCAGATGTTTAACACTTGCCTTGCTGAATAAAAGACTCCAATCACTATTGCATAAAGCACGGTCCAACCTAGCACTCTGCCTAGTTTCAACGCTATTACCTCGGGACCAAGTATGAGCAACACCTAAAAATTCCAGTTCGACCAATTCGCATGATTCGATCCAACTATTAAACAAATCACATCGACGGGCTATATTTGCATCTCCTCCATGTCTTTCAGAGAGATTCCGGCCATATTAAAAGTTTACTCCTGGTGCACTTCCTTTCTTCCACCTTTGTCAAAACCGTATGATTCATGTTATTCACTAATACCAACACCAAGTGGATTAGTATTCTATTACATATGGGCTTGTATAAGTGTATGAGTCATAAAACGATAGCTTTTCCCGTCACTCATAGTTTATTTAGGCCCACTTATTAATTATTTTCAATCCAAAACGTGGCACAATTTATGATGAGCTGTTTATTATTTACGGTTTCATGCCGTTAGTATATCAACTGATAATTTATTCTATGggtgtaattattataattgaataAATGGTCCATGAATATAGTAAGTGGTCGAAGTGGACCGAGTGATAAAAATGGTTGTTTTTGGGAGGATTTTAAGCATAAATAACCTTATATCAAATTCAAGTAAGTTTCATTCCGAAATAAAAAAGGGCCTCATCATCGGGTGTCCAAAAGGCTAgcagacattttgaggtgtctataGAAGCCCCCACTTTGGCCGAGTCTGAGTAAGgcgaaggtcaaagtagtccaATCGGGACATATAAGGTTAAGATACGTTCTTGGGCCTCTTATATTACTTGTCTGGAGTAGCTAGAATATGGGGAAGCAAAAAATTGTTTCTGTTTTCTTGGACTTGCTTAGCTTCGCAGGTGAACGAAAGTGGATGAAGTTAAATTTCTTTAATTATCCCGCAGGTGAACAGACTGTTTAGTTTTGCAGGTGAACGAAACtggatttttttgaattattctGCAGGTGAACGAAACTAGACTGCTTAGTCTCACAGGTGAACAAGACTAGATTACTTAGCTTTGCAGGTGAACAAAGCTGGATTTTTAAAATGATTTCGCAGGTGAACGGAACTTAAATGTTTAGTCTAGCAAGGGAACGAAAGGAACTGGATTGCTTAGCTTTGTAGGTGAACAAAGCTGGATTTCTTTAAAACTTTCCGCAAGTGAACGGAATTGGATTTGCTTAGCTTTGCAGGTGAACGGAATTGGATTTGCTTAGCTTTTCAGGTGAACAAAGCCGGATTGCTTAGTCTCACAGGTGAATGGACTGGATTTGCTTTGTTTCACAGGTGAACAAAACTAGATTTGGTTAAAATATATTCCGCAGGTGAACGGAATTTAATTTTGCGGTTGAACAAAACCAGATAGTGATATTCCGCGGGT
It includes:
- the LOC141589827 gene encoding uncharacterized protein LOC141589827; amino-acid sequence: MSGKTLTFQIESNKEKNSSVVLAAVHDEGKKGAVKGQGGTIVNQTVAKKAKEADRATRTKTEGDYDANADVPYDLFPELSPDDFETQSGFVPGWKISDNIVVFQEVIHTMRKNKGNRGFMAIKIDLEKAYDRLCWDFIRDTLNDMCIPAYLVDVIMECVTTSRMQILWNGEPTEMFTPSRGVRQGDPLSSYLFVMCLEKLQQLINAEVRENNWKPISVCLNGPRISNLFFADDMVLFAEATTDQAAVIIKVLDIFCQASGEKETIQKPKAAGGLGITSSRQANAAFLTKLGWRVLVEPQSLWSRVLRAKYCNGRCDVDMFTSKANMSNVWAGILSHAGNIAKGTTSAVGNGHRTLFWDPSWVEAGTLSDIAVMPIPNSLLGATVSDMWDENNWWRNNVAFGRSNENPTNPSALLHQQFEASKQAFDRFSLFIPTPDSIRNEIFIRWHPPPLGWCLLNTDGASKGNPGPAGCGGIFRDDTARKGTAYRQAFNPYG